One window from the genome of Oreochromis niloticus isolate F11D_XX linkage group LG20, O_niloticus_UMD_NMBU, whole genome shotgun sequence encodes:
- the mbd6 gene encoding methyl-CpG-binding domain protein 5 yields the protein MMGGSDTVSGDKDGVHTTAIHVPIGWQRRVEGGQVLYVSPSGTTLSNLEEVKTYLMTDGTCKCGLECPLIINKVFNFTVGVKVEQHSQPLGKAEQDMTKLCNHRRKVVAMAALCRSMQASQLPFANFHHPGNQEMSNRVDGRDAKGESTEREEEDRGIFCPKLHPVPARPQNNLHPNPCTSPKSSHHFIYPYNGSSSVLHPATNSHYPLDVFRRLHHPAFSASSSSSSSSFPAYSTPQRSPRTPTPQSNSQGQRTPKTPETPVSPRLGPLSSPPPSSPVTLGGGGRGTQTHPHHPHVVIVGGSTPPSLSPSVHNMSMSPHQRSCHPSASPSSLSEQGGGLPAAEGGTLMGNNLPQRRKSTSSSPHSPLPSGSPNPSPQLPKYKLEDILEQFKNSGNSSTNNHHLLNPNNPSLLTNQSSSNPHGLSSKPSKTPTSTAGSQVFGLNSAGPSSLPLGPYLNHHHSHQGKLPHPASFPASSLLSAAAKAQLANQITQGQSSNVASNAVTLASSLEVLKEAQQQQASKVPTDAGVDTLIPVSLQSKDNPILQQLLPTLLNPAILGDLPGLTGLHNIVGIGAGSILLPPVQASALGMPLLQGHDGAINLLNNIQLNLAPASEGEKPVSLQEAQSPAPQEDMPASQITPEVIPSPVPALAPAAAQESTPASQRGSEGRSVIDPYTSFMDTIYTSFLQVSAKEQEDGAHLGPSDPTSPFCALPPVSFPVEHHTPSTTVPTLPQASAPVSLSPRRACSLRNPDLSRLSLEAAAHSPAQGTPKPTEDGSVSPLQRKPVMVEGHTHPEPPLPPIYLEEAKTDCAGPAASMCPYVDPGVDRQGHLPQVGYLSPGDECNSRPTEETTGTLLHSEQGMDQAGAAGGARRGRKRKQTLQNVLEDFRDVDATALEETKATTALLKPERSVRGRRRRGARSQRQ from the exons ATGATGGGAGGCAGTGATACTGTCAGTGGGGACAAGGATGGGGTCCACACCACTGCAATACACGTCCCCATCGGCTGGCAGAGGAGAGTGGAAGGAGGGCAGGTACTCTATGTCAG TCCCAGTGGCACTACCCTGTCCAATCTGGAAGAGGTCAAGACCTATCTGATGACTGATGGCACCTGCAAATGTGGCCTCGAGTGTCCTCTCATCATCAACAAG GTTTTCAATTTCACAGTGGGTGTGAAGGTGGAACAGCACAGCCAGCCACTGGGCAAAGCAGAGCAGGACATGACCAAACTCTGTAATCATCGCAGGAAAGTGGTGGCAATGGCTGCCCTGTGTCGCAGTATGCAGGCTTCACAGCTGCCCTTTGCCAACTTTCATCATCCAGGTAACCAAG AGATGAGCAATCGGGTGGACGGTCGTGATGCAAAGGGCGAATCCACAGAGCGTGAAGAAGAGGACCGTGGCATTTTCTGTCCCAAACTCCATCCAGTCCCAGCTCGACCCCAGAACAACCTTCACCCAAATCCCTGCACCAGTCCTAAATCCTCTCACCATTTTATTTATCCTTACAATGGCTCCTCCTCTGTCCTTCACCCAGCCACAAACTCTCACTATCCACTAGATGTCTTTAGAAGACTTCACCATCCTGCTTTCTCAGCAtcttccagctcttcctccagCTCATTTCCAGCGTACAGCACCCCCCAGAGGTCACCCCGTACTCCCACTCCTCAAAGCAACAGTCAAGGTCAAAGAACACCTAAAACCCCAGAGACTCCCGTTTCTCCTCGGCTAGGACCCCTCTCTTCACCTCCCCCCTCGTCCCCTGTTACCCttggtggaggaggaagaggaacaCAGACTCACCCTCATCATCCTCATGTTGTAATTGTGGGAGGTTCTACCccaccctccctctctccctctgtccatAACATGTCTATGTCTCCACACCAGCGCTCCTGCCACCCATCAGCTTCTCCATCCTCTCTGTCTGAGCAGGGAGGAGGCTTACCAGCAGCAGAAGGAGGAACGCTGATGGGAAATAACTTGCCTCAGAGGAGGAAATCTACCTCTTCCTCTCCACACTCCCCACTTCCCAGTGGCTCCCCAAACCCCAGCCCCCAGCTCCCCAAATACAAGCTGGAAGACATCTTGGAGCAGTTTAAGAACTCAGGCAATAGCAGCACTAATAATCACCACCTCCTAAACCCTAATAATCCCTCCTTACTGACCAACCAAAGCAGTAGTAACCCTCATGGTCTTTCCTCAAAGCCCTCAAAGACTCCAACCTCCACTGCAGGATCACAAGTTTTTGGGTTGAACTCTGCAGGGCCCTCTAGTTTACCTCTGGGGCCATATCTGAACCACCACCATAGCCATCAGGGCAAGCTGCCACATCCAGCTTCTTTCCCTGCAAGTAGCCTCCTCTCTGCAGCTGCCAAGGCTCAGCTGGCTAACCAGATAACCCAGGGCCAGAGCTCAAATGTGGCCAGCAACGCAGTGACCTTGGCCTCTTCTCTGGAGGTCCTGAAAGAGGCACAACAGCAACAGGCATCAAAG GTACCCACAGATGCTGGTGTTGACACGCTCATACCCGTATCTCTTCAAAGCAAGGACAACCCCATCCTCCAACAGTTACTCCCCACTTTGCTGAACCCTGCTATATTAG GAGATCTTCCTGGCCTCACAGGCCTCCATAACATTGTGGGGATTGGAGCAGGTTCCATTCTCCTACCACCAGTCCAGGCCTCTGCTTTGGGGATGCCACTGCTACAGGGCCATGATGGAGCAATCAACTTACTCAACAACATACAG CTGAACCTTGCTCCAGCCTCAGAAGGAGAGAAGCCAGTATCCTTGCAGGAAGCTCAAAGCCCTGCCCCACAGGAAGACATGCCAGCCAGTCAAATCACTCCTGAAGTGATCCCAAGTCCTGTTCCAGCTCTAGCTCCAGCTGCTGCCCAAGAATCCACTCCAGCCTCTCAGCGAGGATCTGAGGGCAGATCTGTCATTGATCCTTATACTTCTTTCATGGACACGATTTATACCTCTTTTCTTCAAGTCAGTGCTAAAGAGCAGGAAGATGGGGCCCATTTGGGGCCATCTGACCCCACTTCACCCTTCTGTGCCTTACCTCCAGTTTCTTTTCCTGTGGAGCACCATACACCGTCCACAACTGTCCCAACTCTGCCACAAGCAAGTGCCCCAGTTTCCCTTAGCCCACGGCGGGCTTGTTCCCTACGCAACCCAGACTTATCTCGACTTAGTCTGGAAGCAGCAGCCCATTCTCCAGCCCAAGGGACACCCAAACCCACTGAAGATGGGTCTGTGTCCCCCTTACAAAGGAAACCAGTTATGGTAGAGGGACATACTCACCCAGAACCTCCTCTTCCACCTATATACTTGGAGGAGGCCAAGACAGACTGTGCTGGGCCTGCTGCATCTATGTGCCCTTATGTAGATCCAGGTGTGGATAGGCAGGGGCATCTTCCCCAAGTAGGGTATCTCAGTCCTGGGGATGAATGCAATAGTAGGCCCACTGAAGAGACAACTGGGACATTGCTGCACTCTGAACAGGGAATG GACCAAGCAGGAGCAGCGGGTGGAGCcagaagaggaaggaaaaggaaacaaaC GCTTCAGAATGTGTTAGAAGACTTCAGAGACGTGGATGCTACAGCACTAGAGGAAACCAAGGCTACA ACAGCACTGCTGAAGCCTGAGAGGTCAGTGCGCGGCAGGCGGCGACGAGGCGCCAGGTCTCAAAGGCAGTGA
- the stac3 gene encoding SH3 and cysteine-rich domain-containing protein 3: protein MDPDDDKNSVDIHDNPPAPDNVVREDGDTVYFIYEEEVEVEEKEPESPSEPIVRVNDKPHKFKDHYCKKPKFCDVCARMIVLNNKFCLRCKNCKTNIHHSCQSYVEFQRCFGKIPPGFRRAYSSPLYSSDQPDPNNPNRNDPVFDTLRVGVIMANKERKKNENDKKNMMMMMEEEEEENQQPKENEEGGEGKPDDKKEKGGDKADDKTKGTFSQSHYYLALYRFKAIEKDDLDFHPGDRITVLDDSNEEWWRGKMGEKSGYFPANYLIKVRASERVYKVTRSFVGNREMGQITLKKDQIVVKKGDEKGGYLKVSTGRKLGYFPADLLQEITVT, encoded by the exons ATGGATCC ggaCGATGACAAAAACTCTGTGGATATCCATGACAACCCCCCAGCTCCTGACAATGTAGTGAGGGAGGACGGAGACACT GTCTATTTCATATATGAGGAGgaagtggaggtggaggagaaggAACCAGAATCTCCTTCAGAGCCCATCGTCCGGGTCAATGACAAACCCCACAAATTCAAGGACCACTACTGCAAGAAGCCCAAGTTTTGTGACGTCTGCGCTCGCATGATAGTCT TGAACAACAAATTTTGCCTGAGATGCAAAAACTGTAAGACCAACATCCACCACTCATGTCAGTCGTATGTCGAGTTTCAGAGGTGTTTTGGCAAAATT CCACCTGGATTCAGAAGGGCCTACAGCTCCCCCCTGTACAGCAGTGACCAACCAGACCCAA ACAACCCAAACCGGAACGACCCAGTTTTTGACACCCTGCGGGTTGGCGTCATCATGGCAAATAAGGAGCGTAAGAAGAATgaaaatgataagaaaaat atgatgatgatgatggaagaggaggaagaggagaaccaACAGCCCAAAGAGAATGAGGAGGGAGGAGAAG GGAAGCCTGAtgataaaaaagagaaaggaggaGACAAAGCAGATGACAAG ACTAAAGGCACTTTCTCCCAGTCCCACTATTACCTGGCTCTCTACCGCTTCAAGGCCATTGAGAAAGATGACCTTGATTTTCA CCCTGGTGATCGGATCACAGTGTTGGATGACTCCAATGAAGAGTGGTGGAGG GGAAAGATGGGAGAGAAGTCCGGCTACTTCCCCGCCAACTACCTCATAAAAGTCCGAGCATCAGAAAGAGTTTACAAGGTGACCCGCTCCTTTGTGGGGAACAGAGAGATGGGACAAATTACACTGAAGAAAGACCAG ATTGTGGTGAAGAAAGGAGATGAGAAAGGCGGCTACTTGAAGGTCAGCACTGGACGCAAGCTGGGCTACTTCCCTGCTGATCTGCTGCAGGAGATCACTGTGACTTAA